In Streptomyces chartreusis NRRL 3882, the following are encoded in one genomic region:
- the thiS gene encoding sulfur carrier protein ThiS, with protein MNISVNGEPRDVRPGTALDSVVKSLTAAPSGVAAALNETVVPRAQWPSTPLAEGDRVEVLTAVQGG; from the coding sequence ATGAACATCTCCGTCAACGGGGAGCCCCGGGACGTCCGGCCCGGTACGGCTCTCGACTCCGTCGTGAAGTCCCTCACCGCCGCGCCGTCCGGCGTGGCCGCCGCCCTCAACGAAACCGTCGTCCCGCGCGCCCAGTGGCCGTCCACGCCCCTCGCCGAGGGGGACCGCGTGGAAGTCCTCACCGCCGTCCAAGGAGGCTGA
- a CDS encoding thiazole synthase: MADDPFVLGGTSFTSRLIMGTGGAPSLDVLERSLVASGTELTTVAMRRVNASVHGSVLSVLDKLGIRVLPNTAGCFTAGEAVLTARLAREALGTDLVKLEVIADERTLLPDPIELLEAAETLVDDGFTVLPYTNDDPVLARKLEDVGCAAIMPLGSPIGSGLGIRNPHNFQLIVEHARVPVILDAGAGTASDAALAMELGCAGVMLASAVTRAQEPVLMADAMRHAVEAGRLAYRAGRIPRRHFAEASSPMDGVAVLDPERPAFQ, translated from the coding sequence ATGGCCGACGATCCGTTTGTCCTCGGTGGTACGTCCTTCACGTCCCGCCTGATCATGGGCACGGGCGGGGCGCCCAGCCTCGACGTGCTGGAGCGGTCGCTGGTCGCGTCCGGGACGGAGCTGACGACGGTCGCGATGCGCCGGGTGAACGCCTCGGTGCACGGCTCGGTGCTGTCCGTCCTGGACAAGCTGGGCATCCGCGTCCTGCCCAACACGGCGGGCTGCTTCACGGCCGGTGAGGCCGTCCTCACGGCCCGTCTCGCGCGCGAGGCCCTCGGCACCGACCTGGTCAAGCTGGAGGTCATCGCAGACGAGCGCACGCTGCTGCCGGATCCGATCGAGCTGCTGGAGGCGGCCGAGACGCTGGTCGACGACGGGTTCACGGTGCTGCCGTACACCAACGACGATCCCGTGCTGGCGCGGAAGCTGGAGGACGTCGGCTGCGCGGCGATCATGCCGCTCGGCTCGCCGATCGGCTCCGGACTGGGCATTCGCAATCCGCACAACTTCCAGCTGATCGTCGAGCACGCGCGCGTGCCGGTGATCCTGGACGCGGGGGCCGGTACGGCGTCGGACGCCGCGCTGGCGATGGAGCTGGGGTGTGCGGGTGTGATGCTCGCCTCGGCGGTGACGCGGGCGCAGGAGCCGGTGCTGATGGCCGACGCGATGCGGCATGCCGTGGAGGCGGGGCGGTTGGCCTACCGGGCGGGACGCATCCCTCGGCGGCATTTCGCGGAGGCGTCGTCTCCGATGGACGGCGTGGCCGTGCTGGATCCGGAGCGGCCCGCTTTCCAGTGA